From Symphalangus syndactylus isolate Jambi chromosome 21, NHGRI_mSymSyn1-v2.1_pri, whole genome shotgun sequence:
tccttaatatccttgttaattttctgtctcgttgatctgtctaatgatgGGTCATTTATAGTTGCCTTTGCTTTAAGTCTGTTTCAATAGTTAGTAAATATGTTTCTAGagtttttccaattaaaaaaaaattgacctgtaccttgcttttgattgtacTAAAATCTGATTTCAACACAAACATAATCTTCTGAATTACTTTGGTTTTTCAGCTGAAGCCTTGGGGAGCACTGAAGCCAAGGCGGTACCATACCAAAAATTTGAAACACATGTGAATGAGCTGAATGTGGAAGGACTACCGGAAAACATTCCTTTCAGAAGCCCCTCATTGCATGGAATCCCAAGGCTCGAAAGCATCTTTCAAGTGGGCAATCGAATTAAGTTTGTTATTAAGAGGTAAAATGATAATCTGCAGAAACAAATCCATTGTCTTCCCTAAGGAAAGATTAATTTGACCAAGATGGGCCTTTTGTTCCCCTCTCATCATGActtctttatattaaaattaacatttagattcatttattgaacaaacatttatttagtataaGCATCAGATGTGCAAAATTGGTTCTAGCAAGAACCCTGTCCTTGAGAGGCTTAATACTCAGAAAAATGCAATGAAGagttattgaggattttttggGGAGAAGGCAAGGATGGCACACCCAGATCAGTCACTTGTGCGTCCAGAAGGGAGGCAGTGTGTTTCAAATATGAGTAAAGGCAGAGAGGAGTCAAATATGCTCACATATTCACATACATTGCCCATTCTGTGTGGAGTGAGGAGTGCCATGTGGGCGTGGTGGGATTGCTTAGATAGACGTTTGTGGCCAAATAGAGGAAGGCCTTGGCTCCTACAAAAGCAGTGGCAGTCATTAAATGGTCTCATAGCAGTTTCCTCTTAAAATAATTTGGATCTGCCCTTTAGAAAAGTTATTCTGGCTTGATTTTGAAGGGCAACACATGAGTAGTTGGAGTGTTGGGGGGTAGGAACAGAAAGCCTCTCTCTGCTCATGGAAGGAATGTTGAAGTGGGTAGAGTCTTGCTTACTGATTGAAGTTGTGCATCTGTGTATGTTCATTGGGACTGAGTTATAAGGGAGAGGAAAGTTTTAAGATGATAA
This genomic window contains:
- the LOC129471252 gene encoding general transcription factor II-I-like isoform X2, producing MSYDPTTALQPARLRHELMNSTHEDLQLDKPALGAEALGSTEAKAVPYQKFETHVNELNVEGLPENIPFRSPSLHGIPRLESIFQVGNRIKFVIKRLECSGMISAHCNICLPGSSNSPASSS